The sequence CCCGGGTCAGCAGGCGCGGGTCTCGGCGATCGCCGCCCAGGTCGACAACGCGGCCGGGCCAGTCGGCGGGGATGCCGTCGCGGGCGCTCTTGACCGGGTGGCCGATGAGGAAGACCGCCTCCGGGTCGAGGTCGGGGATGATCGCGCCCATCTGGGCGTTGCGCTCGACACGGTCCGGACGGCAGTTGATCACCACGTTCAGCGGACGGCGGATCGCACCGAGCTCCTCGAGCTGCCTGACGTTCATCAGCGTGGACTCGGGGTCGTTGGCCGCGAAGACGTTGGCGAACCGAAGCCGCTTGCCCTCGGCGGTCACATACCGCTCGACGGAGAGCACGCCGGGGTCCGGAGGAGCGTCCCACATGCCGCGCAGCGCGGTCTGCCGGTCCACGCCCAGTAGTTCGGCGACGGCCAGCGCGATAGCGACGTTCTCCTTGAAGGTGAACCAACTGAAGCCACGCAGCTCCGCGTCCGTCACGGTCTGCGGATCGACCGCGATCAGGCGGCAGTCGCGCTTGGCGGCTTCCTCTCGCAGGATATGCAGCCGGTCCCGCTCAGCGGTGACGCAGACGCCGCCGATCGGCATGGACCGCGACAGGGAGCGGGCGACGTCGTCCAGGGTCGGCCCCATCTCGGCGAGATGGTCCTCGCGGACGTTGCAGAGCACGCCGATGGTGGAGCGGATCAGCTTCTCCTGGTTGATCTCCTGGAGCGCCGGCATCACCGCCATGCACTCGATCACCAGCGCGTCCGGCCGGTAGGTCGCCGCCCGTC comes from Streptomyces sp. NBC_00448 and encodes:
- the pgsB gene encoding poly-gamma-glutamate synthase PgsB gives rise to the protein MLFLYLVLLSCCTVLLVAGVVEQRRHNASLDQIPTRVLVNGIRGKSSITRLCAGALRGGGMVTVAKTTGTAARFIHPDATEEPVYRKFGLANVVEQIGIVRRAATYRPDALVIECMAVMPALQEINQEKLIRSTIGVLCNVREDHLAEMGPTLDDVARSLSRSMPIGGVCVTAERDRLHILREEAAKRDCRLIAVDPQTVTDAELRGFSWFTFKENVAIALAVAELLGVDRQTALRGMWDAPPDPGVLSVERYVTAEGKRLRFANVFAANDPESTLMNVRQLEELGAIRRPLNVVINCRPDRVERNAQMGAIIPDLDPEAVFLIGHPVKSARDGIPADWPGRVVDLGGDRRDPRLLTRDMLAELSFSSSLVAIGNIHGQGELFLECLSELPLDDTDEPVTYALEGDPEDTMQIAVGRPPEPEPYNWVAALDNPTPHSPYAALPAHVPKPREAEPYPYGADDRDHMMRKPL